In the Naumovozyma dairenensis CBS 421 chromosome 4, complete genome genome, one interval contains:
- the PHO81 gene encoding Pho81p (similar to Saccharomyces cerevisiae PHO81 (YGR233C); ancestral locus Anc_5.96) produces the protein MKFGKYLESRQLELPEYNGYFIDYKALKKLIKQLAITTIIPSPNDSNNISSTNLNVDLDSIDESVLYQTLQENKSTFFFKMDRELEKINNFYKEKELNLTIKFNILQSKFNKLKLKLNELSSSSSFSSSSSLSSASQINLIAFKNLFDTFIAFQRDLNHFEQFIELNRTGFSKALKKWDKRSHSHEKEFYLETVVSIQPIFTRNKVTELNDETLSILTELNDYSINHTKDHDIAQIMNNETNRKSNTSTTPLVPPTNIDINMHTILPPIFKNNNNSNNSTNNTESLESKLDDWYTELINISKLKDHNKKSNQILSFIPNKIEPSFSNTRLLTLWLTKLFKLLIGSPMDDETLSIFYDKGKSFMNLTYNNNITSNNDSDDDAEILTKKNIFHEATSCLYDSRLFILQNALSSLSPSKTTTTTTTTTTANERINRLKVLLNAKDIYEKTPLHYAAELGKVSFVKLLLKSSLLDNIDPLDTNLRTPLTLAINNNHIDVMELLLTLGNSNPNPKLYSKITNGTNNSKKNLLVNQFFSPISIACHSNNYEAIKLLLNYIPHQINLSTNFDAKGLGTLHIVCKNGADAKLIKLLLAHGADPNRMDDYNKWTPIFYAIQESHPVTVKELLNNGARLNIQDDEGISPLHLVLWESNVEILNILLPYLLTEYIHQRHHNNNVIAHNTLDDLDPMIDLDDDFDMNIHKEKDLTLDANQEDQDFILPPPVIPLRKYGHNYLDKKTLIKISFQSDYDSIQLYKHKELILSKPGRITMTSNLSDLLPRNIILPVGTKHEDENENENGNNNEEKNEAIFQIDSLSEFSIDFEVFPAFGSRIIAKTTAITSTFNPMLLADSTSSVSLPLFDKKLNNIGKLTFNYQIISPYIEKPLQISKYEPYWKSTTNIKQGQIITSSSLLGDFFNLKIFCLNDGTIVCSPNFFIQIQNSVSFFLNDLTKFQLENLLNYDITDVPQSKIPSVTQLKELLETKKVIQFDTLLSIIPQWIQLIIEVCFPTKEEMNLIPVKISPQININKFIDNILTILFNHERELRNMGDNLRSLVFKSSNWQVCSVFNWKQPNFPVLLELKSLRYNDSLKRFENDSPNCLKSMIVTSQEAREKKEQVQNNDVYLQWDDIKIRNMVKFSKNNNLLGVIIPFDVLNLCPSIITAIKKNGLMLIASLNSRDKFIPIKNDEINGIQENESTVHFNSTTNL, from the coding sequence ATGAAGTTTgggaaatatttggaatcTAGACAATTAGAACTACCCGAATATAATGGCTATTTCATAGACTATAAAgctttgaagaaattgattaaaCAGCTAGctataacaacaataattcCTTCACCAAATGATAGTAACAACATCAGCTCTACCAATTTAAATGTAGATTTGGATTCTATAGATGAAAGTGTCCTATACCAAACTttacaagaaaataaatcaactttcttctttaagaTGGACAgagaattggaaaaaattaataatttttataaagaaaaggaacTGAATCTAAcaataaaatttaatatattacaatccaaattcaataaattgaaattgaaactaaatgaattatcatcatcttcgtcTTTTTCATCCTCATCCTCCTTGTCATCTGCTTCACAAATTAATTTGATAGCTTTCAAAAACTTATTCGACACTTTTATTGCATTCCAAAGGGATTTAAACCATTTCGaacaattcattgaattaaataGAACAGGGTTTTCAAAAGCTTTGAAAAAGTGGGATAAAAGATCTCATTCTCATGAAAAGGAATTCTACTTGGAAACTGTAGTATCCATTCAACCAATATTTACAAGAAATAAAGTTACcgaattaaatgatgaaacttTATCCATCTTAACagaattgaatgattatAGCATAAATCATACAAAAGATCATGATATTGCACAGATAATGAACAATGAAACAAATCGTAAGAGTAATACTTCTACAACTCCATTAGTACCTCCCACTAATATAGATATTAATATGCATACAATACTACCACCAATCTTTAagaataacaataattcaaataatagCACTAATAACACAGAATCATTGGAATCTAAATTAGATGATTGGTATACTGAATTAATCAACATTTCAAAACTAAAGgatcataataaaaaatcaaatcaaatcttatcatttattccaaataaaattgaaccATCTTTTTCCAATACACGACTTTTAACTCTTTGGTTAACaaaattgtttaaattattaataggTAGTCCCATGGATGATGAAactttatcaatattttatgATAAGGGTAAATCATTCATGAATTTaacatataataataatattacttCTAATAACGACTCAGATGATGATGCCGAAATAttaacaaagaaaaatatattccatGAAGCAACTAGTTGCCTCTATGACAGTCGTCTATtcattttacaaaatgcattatcatcattgtcACCTTCaaagacaacaacaacaacaacaacaacaacaactgCTAATGAAAGAATAAACAGATTAAAGGTATTGTTAAATGCAAAAGATATTTATGAAAAGACTCCACTGCATTATGCAGCAGAGCTGGGTAAGGTATCATTCgtcaaattattattaaaatccTCATTGTTAGATAATATAGATCCATTAGATACAAATTTAAGAACTCCATTAACATTAGCaatcaataataaccaTATTGATGTTatggaattattattaaccTTGGgaaattcaaatccaaaCCCAAAATTATATAGTAAAATAACTAACGGTACCAATAATAGTAAGAAAAATCTATTGGTTAATCAATTCTTTTCACCAATTAGCATAGCATgtcattcaaataattatgaagcaattaaattattattaaattatattccACATCAAATTAACTTGTCGACAAATTTTGATGCAAAGGGACTTGGTACATTACATATAGTTTGCAAAAATGGTGCAGATGCaaaattaatcaaattattattagcaCATGGAGCAGATCCTAATAGAATGgatgattataataaatggACTCCAATATTTTACGCTATACAGGAATCTCATCCGGTTACCGTGAaggaattattaaataatggtGCCAGattaaatattcaagatgatgaaggtaTAAGTCCCTTACATCTGGTATTATGGGAAAGTAACGTCGAGATATTAAATATCTTATTGCCTTATCTGCTGACGGAATACATACATCAACGACATCACAACAATAATGTTATTGCTCATAATACTCTCGATGATTTAGATCCCATGATTGATTTAGATGACGATTTCGACATGAATATtcataaagaaaaagatcTTACACTCGACGCTAATCAAGAAGATCAAGATTTCATTTTACCGCCACCTGTTATTCCATTGAGAAAATACGGTCATAACTATTTGGACAAAAAGACTTTAATCAAAATCTCTTTCCAAAGTGATTACgattcaattcaattatataaaCACAAGGAATTAATATTGTCTAAACCGGGGAGAATTACAATGACTTCAAATCTTTCTGACCTTTTACCAAGAAACATTATTTTACCTGTGGGCACCAAAcatgaagatgaaaacgaaaatgaaaatgggaataataatgaagagaaaaatgaaGCCATCTTCCAAATTGATTCTCTTTCTGAATTTTCCATTGATTTTGAAGTTTTCCCTGCGTTTGGCTCAAGAATCATTGCCAAAACTACAGCTATTACGTCCACTTTCAATCCTATGCTTTTGGCTGATAGTACGTCATCAGTATCATTACCActttttgataaaaaaCTAAATAATATTGGGAAATTAACATtcaattatcaaattaTCTCACCTTACATTGAAAAACCATTACAAATTTCTAAATATGAACCATATTGGAAATCAACGACAAATATTAAACAAGGACAAATCATAACCTCATCTTCCTTACTTGgagattttttcaatttgaaaatattttgtttaaatGACGGAACTATTGTCTGTTCTcccaattttttcatacaaatacaaaacAGCGTTAGTTTCTTCCTTAATGACCTaacaaaatttcaattggaaAACTTATTAAATTATGATATAACTGACGTACCTCAATCCAAAATCCCTAGTGTAACTCAATTAAAAGAGTTAttagaaacaaaaaaagttattcaatttgatacattattatcaataatcCCACAATGGATTCAATTAATCATTGAAGTTTGTTTCCCAACGAAGGAGGAGATGAATCTAATCCCAGTGAAAATTTCACCGCAAATCaacattaataaattcattgataatATCTTAACAATTCTATTTAATCATGAAAGAGAGTTACGTAACATGGGAGATAATTTAAGATCATTAGTcttcaaatcttcaaattgGCAAGTTTGTTCAGTTTTCAACTGGAAACAACCAAATTTCCCCGTATTACtagaattgaaatcattgaGGTATAATGATTCTTTAAAACGTTTCGAAAATGATTCACCAAATTGtttgaaatcaatgatCGTTACTAGTCAAGAGGCCCGAGAGAAGAAGGAACAAGtacaaaataatgatgtaTATTTACAATGGGATGATATTAAGATTCGTAATATGGTAAAATTCtctaaaaataataatcttttagGTGTCAT